ttggggggggggggggggggaggtggtgagattAGGGCCTACCAAGCCTTAACATTCTGTGATAACTGCTTTAACCCCATTAATGTCCTGTTTATTTCCAGTTGgttaaggattttttaaaaagggataatGAAGGAATTCTCCTAGACTCACAAATAACTATTGAATTTGATACTAAAAATATTATGGAAAACAGAATGCATGAGGTAGATGCAGATCCCAAACTATTAAATGAAAATGGTCATCACTGCAAAAGATATGTATAAAGTTGGTGAGAGCTGGTTATGGTATTGCACTATAAGTCACATTTGAAAAGTACAATGATTTCCATGTATAAATGAGCCAAAAAACAGAATGACATGTCCAAGTGTAATGATAAATCCACAATACTTTGCTTAAGAATAAAGCAGTAGTTGATCACCCAAGCTGTGAAGTGCAACAATAGGTGGTGCTTTCCATTATTACGCAAAGTGTTCTGCCCTAGTGTTAAAAACTGAAGGATGTGCTTGTCAAATCTtcatatcctaaaatacaagaatttgtaACTTCACATTTAGGAAGACATTGCTTTCTAGCTAATAGTTACAGTTGTATGTAAAAGCAGTTAAAGCTAACATTTTCCTCAAAAATCACCATAGAAAAAGGTTAGTGATCCAAAATATTTTTGTACATTGAAAAAGCTTTCAAAGAGTGTTCTGCACCCAAAAGGTCAACTTGATTGTTCTCTCCACAAATGTTGAATGACCTGTtgtctgtttccagcattttctacttttGCTTCAAAGAGATACAGGTCATGTATTGCAAACTATATCTGAGTAACAGTATATAAAGTAGGATACTTGGATCTTTGCCAATACGGGATAGTCTAATATTGCACTTCTAATTTGCATCATTATGCAAAACAAAACAAGAGCAATATTTCTGTTAGAGATTTTactcaaaattaattttaaaaattacattgcaACAATCCATGTTACATACTTATCAAGCTTCAGATAACTTAGAAAATAATTATAGGTTAATGAACATCTTTGAAAGAGTATAAAAAGAACAGTGCAAATAAAATTGTGATGTACATTCCAAATGTTTTCATTACTTTCTAAAAGTACATTTTACAGTAAAGATCTTGGCTTCAGAGCTGAACTTTTTCAGTCTTAAAACTCCACCTCAACGCGACACAACAGAGTGCTAGGTAGGCAAAAAAGCTGAAGTGTCACAACCTACAGAAGAGAAGCGCAAATGATTCATCCCATCAGACAAGGTACATTATGTTTAATTGCACCGAAGAATATGGGGAAGAAAATTAATCAGGAATATTTGAATAAAGTATAAGATAATGTTGGAAAGTAAACAGTCTTTAAACAAAAACAGTAGCTTAACAAAAGAGAGTGCTAATAAAATCCTATTTATGACACAAACAAGTTTCTTTATGGTGTAGCAATGTTCCTGCTGGTCTTTAGCAACTTTTCATGTAGCCCTTAAATTCATTGGTTTCCTTTCAATCCACCATACCAGTGTTGTGCACTGATCTTAAGCACTCTTATTTTTTGTTTATAGTGGTATTCCTTCAGGTAAGCTTTCAATGACGGTGGTACTGGAAGAGCACTAATGCCTTCATAGGTTGTGTAGCTGCAAATTACAGCTCTGCAAAGGCGCTGAAGTGAAAATGGAAAAGTCCTGTTTAGTGGAAGTGACAACAGTGGCTCAAAGAACATACAGGAGTTTGGGTCCCTGTAATGTTCCAAAAGGTCAGTTACACTGGGTGCATGAAAAACACAGGGATCatgagcatcaaagctgaagttaTGGTTCCATTGTTCAATTCTAGCATGGAGAGAGCGGCTGTAACGTCTGAAACTTACAGAGAAAAGATAGTCCTCTTGAGCAGAGTCCCTGAGCAAGTACGTACCTTCTGGTTTACCTTCTAACAGAGCCTCAGCTCCATATCTATCCATTACACCCCAGTAACATGGATTACTACTGATCCGAAATAGATCTGGGACTAGGCGGTGAATGTAGTCAAACTGGGTATGGTATTTGTGAAAGGGTGTTAGCCAACTACAATCGTTATCAGAATCCAGTTTGGTATTATTCTGATTTTCAGAATCTGTGAAAAGAGCCATCAGCTCCTCATCAGAGTCTGAATCATTCGAAGGAAACGTAATGCTATTATCACATGCTAATTCATTCATTCCCGGCTCCACCTCTGAGTTCTGTTTGTGCAAAGCATTAATCTGAGAAATCACTTCAAGTGTGCGGATTTGTGCATCTGGAGGGTCCACCTCTAGTTCAATGCTCATTCTGCATCCTTCTTCTAATTCATTTTCATCAAATCCCACCTCTGAGCCTTCCCAAACTCCACAGCTTTGAGTCAATGGAATTGTGTGCCAATTAATCAAGTGCCATTTTTGAGCCAGCTCAGATCCAACTGGAAACGGACAACCATCCAGCATCAGATCACTAATGCAGATTTTACTTTTTGAAATTAAAGCTACAGAGTTTTTATGGTTATGCACCTTTAGAGGGAAACACTGAGCTACTGCATCTTGGATCTTTTGTTTCAGTGATCGACTGGAGAGCTTGCGTGAACATGAATCTTCAAGATCCAGCTCAGGTCCAAGTGAGCTGaattttctctcccttcttgaagggGTTGACGATTTCCCAACAACATCCCCCACCTCTCCATCTGAAGCAGTCTCCATTTTAGAAGAACGTGAACGTTTCTTGCCACTCCAAGCATAACCGTCCCTACGATCAGTACTTTTCCCTTGGTTGACCTTCGGCTTTACATccaagttttgagctgctgcTCCTCTTTGTTGTGACATTCTTTTAATTAACTTTGAAACAGTTAGAAATTTAAATGTTAATCAGTTAATTCAGGATCTTTGTGTCACAACAAACTTAACGGCAAAATATGCATTTATCGTTTTGCTAGTTCTCACTAGAGCTATTTCATCTGATTGCTGCACAGACAATTCCACAGTGCTTCTGCAAACGAGAGCATCTGCATAGaaggaaaaaaacaaaatcagtgtTTCACTCTTAAATAATGATGTAAAGATATGAATAGAGACTGAATAGTTCTCATATCATCTCAGAGTCAGAAGTTGTAAGTTCAAGCAGCACATCCAGGATTGGAGTATTCAAATCTCATGacctcaccactccctatctctaacctcttcAAACTCTAGAGCCCTCTGAAAACTCActcagcgttcctccaattctggcttcacgtgcatcccccactccctttgtcccacaattggcagctgtgccttcagctggctaggctaagctctggaattccctccctaaccctctccacctctaagacccttcttaaaatatacctccttgaccaagcttttagttacacctcctaatatcttctttggtttggtgtcaatttttgtctaattacgctTCTATGAggtgccgtgggatgttttactattttaaggcgctatataaatgcaagttgctgttgagtatataatctaagctgacacccccccgccttttacgtccacctgagagggcttgcgactcatctgaaagatggcacgttAAACGGTGCATCACTCCTTctgtattgcactgaagtatcagcctagattatgtgctcaagcctctagagtggggcttgaacccatgatcttggactcagaggcaagagtgctaccactgaaccaaggctgacactaacTAAATAAATAGCAAGTAGAAGGATGTTTGAACAAATATTGTTCCAAGCAAACTAAAATAAGTGGATGAACAGAAAAATAAAGTATCACCAGCTAGAACCATATTCATGCTCATAATGCTCCACTCAAGGTACGTTACTGATCTCAGTCTGCCATTGTGAGCAGATGCTAAGCAGAGGCCAGACATTTGATCACCTGTTTTACTCACCATCAGCAACAacagaaaaaagagaaaaatacttAGACAGTTGGGTAGATTTTAGAATTGTAGAACCCATCTGATTGATTCCATAACATGGGGCaatccactctgccagattactgcccatgtGAAAATTTACCCTGGTAATCCATACTTTCCAAAATAACAGCATCTGAATAGTGACTTAAGATTTGCAGCTTTTATGTATTCAAGACCTGAACCAAAAACCCTGAAAAGATAAACTGACTAGTCCAAAGATCATTGTGACATCACCACATGGCTAATATCCCATTTCTCAACTGTAAAAAATGAAACACACAGGAAGTGCCAAAATGCATTTCATGGATATTTCTACCCACAAGCTTGGTTGTGTCACTTGCGAGTTAACTCGCTTAGGAGAATAGAATTACACAGATCTCCATAAATCTCCATCTACACAATTCCTAATAGTTGAATTGAGTTGATTCAAATGGCAGAATTGTATAATGACTATTTCGTAGCTGGTGTTATTGGCAATAGATTTGTAAAATTATGATTAAACCAACAAGATGCCAATTTTAGAAAAAATATGGGCAGACTGAGAACACTGCAGCTGTACCAGACACTAAGCTCAGAATCATGTTTACTCTGCTGACTGTTTGAGATTGTGGGATCAggctttatttaaaaataaaacaccaCTGAAAAGATACTACAATATGCCTTTTACTTTAAAAATCAATCAGGTTACTGTTAAAATGAGAGATGCTGTAATTAGTGCTGTAAACTCAATATACTCAAAACATTCATTGTGAATTTTGTAACTTGATTTTTATGCTAAATTTATGACTGTAATGGCATAAATTTGATATGAAAATCCTCAATGAACAGCTGAATGATACTCAAGTTTGCACAGCCTCAGCCAAGGGATATCCAACTACACACTGTGCCTGCAGTACTGAATTATCAGCTCAAGTAGGATCGACAATGCCCCAAAAACCAATGCAGATCACGAGTGCATCAAAATTCAACTCCCCTTGAGCTTAGATTTACCAAGTTAGTAGATTGACGCCGTGCAGCATAATGAATTGGTTTGAATACCCGAGGTACTCTAGTGTCCTCAGTTTTTCAGTGCCATAGCTCATGTAAGTACTCAAGGGTAATCAAGGTATTGCAGGAAATTAGAACACACCACTTCAAAATAAACCTTGATAGTAGGACAAGGAGGCATAGGTTCAAAttagtgaaaggcaaatttagatcTGATGTCAAGATGTTCTTCATGCAATAGTCATCACTGGCATGGACTTTGGGGTATAGTAGTATAATCAAAAACTTTGGAGCAATTCCAGGGATGCTTGGATGTTGAGATGGGAGACCAATAGACGTTTCTAGATGGACGGGCTAAGATAGACAGAATGATCATCTTCATCTATTTATCTTGGAAACTGAGAAAGACATGATGCATTTTGTACTATGCTTAAACCCTGGCTTCCTAGACAGAAAAGTAAAATGGGTGAAGGTATAGCAAATATAATTACGAAGTAAATGAGTTGAGAAAGACTCTTGGTAATCACAACCACATTCAGGCAGTGAAGTCTGGCAATTGGGTGTGCAACATGCTTTCACATATACAGTGGAAGGGGAGGGGTCAAGTCAGCAACATCCATTTACCAACACCCAAGTCGCTCAGATGCAAGAAAGAAATATCAGCATTTTACTCTTCATTCATGGGTGGTACATTACAGCAAATTTTATTTAGATACTACTAGAAAATTGGCAATTCCTTTGGGATATTATGTTTAGTGGGAGGAAGGAACATAAGGATTCTACTTGGTATTTAGAAATTTATAGTCACACACTTTATAGGGTTCCTTCAAGGAGGACATGTTAAATCTCATCAGTACCCGGTTACTGTTTTTCAGTCACAAGACCAAAAGCAACGTCACTATTGACACTGTAGCTGACCATGCGTCCCCGTTATTGACACCACATGATTTAGGGTTGGGGGACTCATGTTGGGGGGTTAGGGTCCAAGGGACTGgtgtggggggggcagggggggtatTAGGGTCCAAGGgactggtgtgggggggggggggggggcggggaaggtaTTAGGGTCCAAGGGactggtgtgtgggggggggggggggggggaaaggtatTAGGGTCCAAGGGACTGGTGTTTCGAGGGGGAGGGACAGAATCGGAGGGactggtgtttgggggactggcgCCGGGCCCTACGGGACTGGCGCCGGGCGGGGGTATTAGGGCTTGTGGGAGTGGCGCCGGGCGGGGGTATTAGGGCTTGTGGGAGTGGCGCCGGGCGGGGGTATTAGGGCTTgtgggagtggtgttggggaggtaTTAGGGTTTgtgggagtggtgttggggaggtaTTAGGGTTTgtgggagtggtgttggggaggtaTTAGGGTTTgtgggagtggtgttggggaggtaTTAGGGCTTgtgggagtggtgttggggaggtaTTAGGGTTTgtgggagtggtgttggggaggtaTTAGGGTTTgtgggagtggtgttggggaggtaTTAGGGTTTgtgggagtggtgttggggaggtaTTAGGGTTTgtgggagtggtgttggggaggtaTTAGGGTTTaagggagtggtgttggggaggtaTTAGGGTTTaagggagtggtgttggggaggtaTTAGGGTTTaagggagtggtgttggggaggtaTTAGGGTTTaagggagtggtgttggggaggtaTTAGGGTTTaagggagtggtgttggggaggtaTTAGGGTTTAagggagtggtgttggggggggtaTTAGGGTTTAAGGGAGTGGTATTGGGGGGGGTATTAGGGTTTAAGGGAGTGGTATTGGGGGGGGTATTAGGGTTTAagggagtggtgttggggggggggggtattagGGTTTAAGTGACAGGTGTGGGGGTTGATTAGGGTTGAAGGGATTTGTGTTAggcgcgggggtgggggtggggggtgttaggGATTCGGGGACTGGTGTTCGGGATTAGGGTCCAGttttggggcaggagggacctgttcgaGACGGACAggttgcacttcaacagagctgggatcaatATACTCCCGGGGTGGTTCACTAGTGGTGCAGGGGGTTTAAAACTATTTTGGCAGGGTGATGGGCACCAGGACGTAGCATTAGAAAAGACATACAAGTTGcaaaaaggattgggagagacagatagcactataataagaaatagtacagcattacatgggatcagactaagataattcgagaaggtctaagataggtttggagtgcatgtgtgtaacgcACAaagcttggtaaataaggttggcgagctgcaggcacaaatagccatatgggaatatgatgtagtggtgataacTGAGCCTGGCTcaagaaagggcaggattgggtactaaatattcctggatacaaggtgttcacagtggattcaactatcctaatacaggCTGGCATAATAATAGTGTAAGGGCAAAGAAGGggcaggaatttctgaagtgtgttcaagagaactttcttgatcagtatgtttccggaccaacgaggaaggaggcattgctggaactggttctggggaatgaggtgggtcaagtggagcaagtgtcagtgggggaacatttagggaacagttatcatagtatcataaggtataaattagttatggaaaaggacaaggagcaatctagagtaaaaatatttaattggaagagggtcgggaccggatctggcccgggtaaattggaatcaaagattggcaggcaaaactgtaatcaaacaatgggcagcgtttaaagaggagatggttcaggtacagtctaggtacattcccacgaggggaaaaggtagggcaaccaaagccagaactccctggattacgaaagagagagagtaagatgaagtggaaaaagggggcgtatgacagatgtcaggttgataatacaagtgagaaccaggctgaatatagaaagtacagagaagtgagaaagtaaataagaggggcaaagagggagtattagaatagactggcagctaacacaaaagagaatccagaagtcttatataggcatataaatagtaaactggtagtaagaggagaattggggccgattagggaagaaaaaggagatctatgcctggaggtagagggcatagctgaggtactactttgcatctgtatttagcaagaaagaagatgctgccaaagtcacagtaaaaggggaggtagttgagatactggatggggtgaaaattgataaaggaggtactaaaaaggctgtCTATGCTTAAAGTAGCACCCGGTCCAGAtgcaatgcatcctaggttgctgagggatgggtgaaattgcagaggcactggccataaacttccaatcctccttaaccagggtggtgccagaggactggagaattgcaaatgttacacccttgttcaaaaaagggtgtaaggataaacccagcaacaataggccagtcagtttaaccagtggtggggaagattttagaagcaataatctgggacaaaattaaaagtcacttggacgagtgtggattaataaaggaaagccagcatggatttgttaaaggcaagttgtgtttaactaacttgattgagttttttgatgagataacagaggattgatgagggcactgtggtggttgatgtgtatatttcaaaagacgtttgataaagtgccacataataggcttgtcagcaaaactgaagcccatggaataaaaaaggtagtggcagcatggatacaaaattggctaagtgacaggaaacagtagtggtgaatggttgttttacagactggaggaaggtatacagtggtgttccccagggatcggtactaggaccaccacttttattgatatatattaatgacttggacttgggtgtacggggcacaatttcaaaatttgcagatgacaaaacttgaaagtgtagtaaacagtgaggaggatagtaatagacttcaaaaggatatagacaggctgtggaatgggcagacacatggcagatgaaatttaatgcagagaagtgcaaagtgatccattttagcaggaagaacgaggacaggcaatataaactaaatggtacaattctgaaggaggtgcaggaacagagagacctcggggtatatgtgcacaaatcgttgaaggtggcacgacaggttgagaaagcggttaaaaaagcatacgggatcctgagcttcataaacagaggcagagtacaaaagcaaggaagtcatgttgaacctttaagacaatggttcggccacaactcgagtattgtgtccaattctgggcactgcactttaggaaggatgtgaaggccttagacagggtgcaggaaaGGTTTACTagtatggttccagggatgagagacttcagttatgtggacagactggagcagctagtgttgttctccttagagcagagaaggttgagaggagattcgatagaagtgtttaaaatcttgatgggtttagataaagtaaataaagagaaactgttcccattggtggaagggtcgagaaccagaggacacagattggtgattggcaaaagaaccaaaggcgatgttaCGCAGcatgtagttatgatctggaatgcactgcctaaaaggatggttgtaaacaattttacaacaccaagttatagtccagcaattttattttaaattcacaagctttcggaggcttcctccttcgtcaggtaaatgttgacctgacgaaggaggaagcctccgaaagcttgtgaatttaaaataaaattgctggactataacttggtgttgtaaaattgtttacaattgtcaaccccagtccatcaccggcatctccacatcataaaaggaTGGTGgttgcagattcaattgtggctttcaaaaaggaattggattaatatttgaatagaaaaaaattgcaaggggaatgggactaactggattgctcttacaaagagccagcacaggctcattagggcaaatggcctccttctgtgcggtaacgaTACTATGATTAGGGTTTAAGGGGCCGGTATTGGAGGGGGGAATATTAGGATTTAAGAGACCGGtgtttggagtgggggggggggggggggcattgaggTTTAAGGGACCGgtgtttttgtggggggggccaGAAgagggggaacagagtggagagaaAATTAGGGTTTGGGGGACCAGGGttggactggggggggggcaggggtcggTCCAGAGTAGGGTTTAGGAGATTGGGGCAGGAGGGTGGTGGTTAGAAGTAGGGTTTAGgggattggggttggggtgggggggtggaggttaGGAGTAGGGTTTAGGAGGTTGGGGAGGGTGGAGGTTaggagattggggtgggggagtggagatTGGGGTGGAGGTTAGAAGTAGGGTttaggagatcggggtggggggggtggaggttagAAGTAGGGTttaggagatcggggtgggggggggtggaggttagAAGTAGGGTttaggagatcggggtgggggggggtggaggttagGAGTAGGGTTTAGGAGATCGGGGGTAGGGTTTaggagattggggtggggggtggaggttaGGAGTAGGGTTTaggagattggggtggggggtggaggttaGGAGTAGGGTTTaggagattggggtggggggtggaggttaGGAGTAGGGTTTTGGagattggggtgggtggggggggggggtggaggctaGGAGTAGGGTTTAGGAGattagggtgggtgggtggggtggaggtTAGGAGTAGGGTttaggagatggggggggggggggtagggttaGTTTCTCGAAGATGTGCGGATCATTAGCATTGAGCTGACATCTGCGCGGTTACCTCTGCGTGGTCTGCAGAAACCGCCATCGACAACGCGTTGTCCACAGCAGACACCGCCATCGAAATTGGACGCGTGCGACCAGAAACGACAAAATTCATCAAGCAGATCAATTATTAAACGAGCGAGAAAGGCTCCTGTCGGTCTGAAGTTGAAGCCGTGACAGATACTGAACGCACCAGTGATCGGGAGACGGCTGCAGGTCGGGTCGCGAGCGTCGGTTTGAATGACAATAGACGATAACGACTTACAATGAATGACGCACCACCGACACAATGCTCGAGCCCCCGGCTCTTCACCAACTGTCCTCTCACTGACCGGCCCTCCCTTTTAACAACTCGGCTTCACTCACCCGGATACACATAACCTGCGGTAGGAAATGACGTCCAGAAAATACCCTATACCATGTCATAAAGATTTAATATTACAGAAGAGTTAAACTCTTTATagccacagattttttttaaaaaaaaacaaataaatgtaACACAAGTTTTACAATCAACTATTAATTATGTTTTTTTGCTGTGTACATTTTTGTCTCGCGTTGACTGGGACGTGAAGGAGAAGGCGGTTGGCGGGAAACGCGAAGTTGTTGATCAGCCGCCGGTGCGGGAGGGGAAAGTCGCTGCAGCCGCTGCCCGACCTCCGTTAGGCCCGACCGTGAGTAAAAGGGCCGCCAGTCATCTTGGCTCAGTATTCGGTCGAGTGCGGTACAGGATGCGGACCCTGTGCCCAGACTGTACACTGGGGAGAGGTCGCACCACAAACCGGTCCGGGCTGCAGCGCTCAGCCTCCGGTTGTCTTTCTGCTCCTTATTGTCATTGAGGGGATGCAGACCTCGCAGACATTTCCCATTGTGATTACAGTTTTTTTGTTATGAGTCGCTGAAAAATGCAGTTGCACTTTGGTTAACAGCGGGGTTTGCGATCTTCTTTGCTCTTTCGGGTTGTAAATGTCACTCGTAACATTTCTCCGATGTTTGCAACTCTGTGGGTACACTTTGTAGTCCAGTTAGCTTCTGTATGGATGCAATGCAGAAAGTCCAATCTTAATTGTCGGTCTGAGGGAATGGCCACTACAGGATGATGTGACCTACAGTTTTAGTGGGACCGTTCACTTTTAATTGTAGATGCCGTTCTGTAAGTGCAAGTTCTTGTCATGGCCCCACCTCATAATAGCCTGAAGGCACATtcgccagtggtggggtgaagagaggagGATTCACAAGAGGCTGGAGATGTATGGTGTTGGAGGAAATTAGAGAGGTAGGTAGGGAGGCTTGACGCTGCAGAGGGACATGTAGATGAGAGGAGACCAGGAGTcactgtaggtcagcaaggacaggggtgatgggcaagaaGGGCTTGGTGTGGGAATGAGATACAGACAattgagttttggatgatctgataaagggtcggaagctcagctcagggttgaacaggacacttttttaaaattcgttcacgggatgtgggcgtcgctggcaaggccggcatttattgcccatccctaattgcccttgagaaggtggtggcgagccgccttcttgaaccgctgcagtccgtgtggtgacgattctcccacagtgctgttaggaagggagttccaggattttgacccagcgacaatgaaggaacggcgatatatttccaagtcgggatggtgtgtgacttggaggggaacgtgcaggtggtgttgttctcatgtgcctgctgctcttgtcctgctaggtggtagaggtcgcgggtttgggaggtgctgtcgaagaagccttggcgagttgctgcagtgcatcctgtggatggtgcacactgcagccacagtgcgccggtggtgaagggagtgaatgtttagggtggtggatggggtgccaatcaagcgggctgctttatcttggatggtgtcgagcttcttgagtgttgttggagctgcactcatccaggcaagtggagagtattccatcacactcctgacttgtgccttgtagatggtggaaaggctttggggagtcaggtggtgagtcactcgccgcagaatacccagcctctgacctgctctcgtagccacagtatttatatggctggtccagttcagtttctggtcaattgtgacccccaggatgttgatggtgggggattcggcgatggtaatgccgttgaatgtcaaggggaggtggttagactctctcttgttggagatggtcattgcctggcacttatctggcgcgaatgttacttgccacttatgagcccaagcctggatgttgtccaggtcttgctgcatgcgggctcggactgcttcattatctgaggctaCGAGCAGTCTGGATCAGCCTGAGACAGTTGCTGGCACGGGCACGGAGCTTGTGGCAGTGATGAAAATTATGACAGTTTtcccagtgtttagctggaggaaattgtggctcatccaagactgaatatTGGTCAAGTTGTTTGACAGCACAGAACTGATGGAGTGGTAGAGTTGAGCGTCATCAGTATAGGTGGAGAATCTGATTCCTGTCTGCGGACGATGTCACCAAGTGGAAGCATGTGGATGAGGAGGGGTGAAGGATGGGGTGGGATTCTCGAGGTAATGGTACATTGGTAGGATTAAAGCCATTAATAgaagctatgattggataggt
The nucleotide sequence above comes from Heptranchias perlo isolate sHepPer1 chromosome 10, sHepPer1.hap1, whole genome shotgun sequence. Encoded proteins:
- the LOC137326464 gene encoding suppressor of cytokine signaling 4-like — protein: MSQQRGAAAQNLDVKPKVNQGKSTDRRDGYAWSGKKRSRSSKMETASDGEVGDVVGKSSTPSRRERKFSSLGPELDLEDSCSRKLSSRSLKQKIQDAVAQCFPLKVHNHKNSVALISKSKICISDLMLDGCPFPVGSELAQKWHLINWHTIPLTQSCGVWEGSEVGFDENELEEGCRMSIELEVDPPDAQIRTLEVISQINALHKQNSEVEPGMNELACDNSITFPSNDSDSDEELMALFTDSENQNNTKLDSDNDCSWLTPFHKYHTQFDYIHRLVPDLFRISSNPCYWGVMDRYGAEALLEGKPEGTYLLRDSAQEDYLFSVSFRRYSRSLHARIEQWNHNFSFDAHDPCVFHAPSVTDLLEHYRDPNSCMFFEPLLSLPLNRTFPFSLQRLCRAVICSYTTYEGISALPVPPSLKAYLKEYHYKQKIRVLKISAQHWYGGLKGNQ